Proteins co-encoded in one Bremerella sp. TYQ1 genomic window:
- the flhB gene encoding flagellar biosynthesis protein FlhB, whose product MSDQDKTEEATPHRREQAREKGQIPKSQDLVSAVMLAVALGSLMFFGRDLIDFLGEFTRDELGTVPPLNPSELWASHHSATAFWRLALVMLPILAVLFIAAVAINMMQSGVMFLPDKLGFDWNRVNPASGVQRMFSLTNLMKLIFGIGKVLIISAVAGVTLWFEMDTILGLSAMSTMEVARYLLDTSLWTSMKIAAALVILAILDYAYQVWKSEQDMMMTKEEVREEIKTMQGDPQVIAKRRQVARQLAMNRMSTDVPQADVVVTNPTELAIALKYDPFEMAAPVVMAKGAGSVAQRIRRLALENHIPVVERKELARALYKEAEIGQPVPAERYAAVAEVLKYVYELQGKQLPTMADLEEADRERGRAA is encoded by the coding sequence ATGTCGGATCAGGATAAAACCGAAGAAGCAACCCCGCATCGCCGCGAGCAAGCGCGGGAAAAGGGGCAGATCCCCAAAAGCCAGGACCTCGTATCGGCGGTTATGCTGGCAGTCGCGTTGGGATCGTTGATGTTCTTCGGCCGAGATCTGATCGATTTTCTCGGGGAGTTTACTCGGGACGAGCTGGGGACGGTGCCTCCTCTGAATCCTTCCGAGTTATGGGCCTCGCACCACAGCGCGACAGCGTTCTGGCGTTTGGCTTTGGTCATGCTGCCGATCTTGGCCGTTTTGTTCATCGCCGCCGTCGCGATCAACATGATGCAGTCAGGCGTGATGTTCCTGCCGGATAAACTTGGCTTCGATTGGAACCGCGTGAATCCCGCTTCCGGCGTGCAGCGGATGTTTTCGCTGACGAACTTGATGAAGCTGATCTTTGGTATCGGTAAAGTGCTGATCATCTCGGCTGTTGCCGGCGTTACGCTCTGGTTCGAGATGGATACCATCCTCGGGCTTTCCGCGATGAGCACCATGGAAGTCGCTCGGTATCTGCTTGATACTTCGCTGTGGACTTCGATGAAAATCGCCGCCGCGCTGGTCATCCTCGCTATCCTCGACTACGCCTACCAGGTCTGGAAGTCGGAGCAGGACATGATGATGACGAAGGAGGAGGTTCGCGAGGAAATCAAAACCATGCAGGGCGATCCGCAGGTCATCGCCAAGCGTCGTCAAGTTGCTCGGCAGTTGGCGATGAACCGCATGTCGACCGACGTCCCCCAAGCCGATGTCGTGGTGACCAATCCAACCGAACTGGCGATCGCTCTGAAGTACGATCCGTTCGAGATGGCGGCCCCGGTGGTGATGGCCAAAGGAGCCGGATCGGTCGCTCAGCGTATTCGCCGACTCGCGCTGGAAAACCACATTCCTGTCGTCGAACGCAAGGAGCTTGCCAGGGCTCTCTACAAGGAAGCCGAGATCGGACAGCCGGTGCCTGCGGAGCGTTATGCCGCCGTGGCGGAAGTGCTGAAATACGTGTACGAACTGCAAGGCAAGCAGCTGCCGACGATGGCCGATCTGGAGGAAGCCGATCGCGAACGAGGACGTGCTGCCTAA
- a CDS encoding flagellar biosynthetic protein FliR, with protein MELLRYLEPNLEQLLIFAAIVTRIGGLVATAPVLGASYAPVQIKAFLAVAISLMLTPVFWDYDFPEPGNAANLLVIMVAELVIGLSLGLGIKILFAGVQMTGQLLGQIGGLSIADVFNPAFDDNVPMLAIVFDLVVLAVFLVIGGHRFLMSALLHTFAEIPPGVAAIDVQLVHVIRETLANSLILGVQAAAPGTVALLVGVLVMGVISRTLPQLNLMAIGFSMNTMLLMAFVMLTIGSVVWIFQGSVEPTVDNIRSMFHRADEVVRN; from the coding sequence ATGGAACTGCTTCGGTACTTGGAACCGAACCTTGAGCAACTGCTGATCTTCGCGGCAATCGTGACGCGAATCGGCGGTCTCGTGGCGACGGCGCCGGTGCTGGGAGCAAGCTACGCTCCTGTTCAAATCAAAGCGTTTCTGGCCGTGGCGATTTCGTTGATGTTGACCCCAGTCTTTTGGGATTACGATTTCCCAGAGCCTGGCAACGCGGCGAATTTATTAGTGATCATGGTCGCCGAATTGGTGATTGGTTTGTCGCTGGGACTCGGGATCAAAATCTTATTTGCCGGCGTTCAAATGACCGGACAACTGCTTGGTCAGATCGGTGGTCTATCGATTGCCGACGTCTTCAATCCAGCGTTTGACGATAACGTTCCGATGCTGGCAATCGTGTTCGACTTAGTCGTTCTGGCTGTGTTCCTGGTGATCGGCGGACATCGATTTCTGATGTCGGCACTTCTGCATACGTTCGCCGAAATACCACCTGGCGTGGCGGCGATCGATGTTCAACTGGTACACGTTATTCGCGAAACCTTGGCGAACTCGCTCATCCTAGGTGTTCAAGCCGCCGCCCCCGGAACGGTGGCTCTGTTGGTCGGCGTGCTGGTGATGGGTGTCATCAGTCGCACGCTTCCGCAGCTTAACTTGATGGCGATCGGCTTCAGCATGAACACGATGCTGCTGATGGCATTCGTGATGCTGACGATCGGTAGTGTCGTGTGGATCTTTCAAGGTTCCGTGGAACCGACAGTCGATAACATTCGCTCTATGTTCCATCGTGCCGACGAGGTCGTTCGGAACTAG
- the fliQ gene encoding flagellar biosynthesis protein FliQ has translation MSVQTTIDLTRQAMMMCLVIGAPVLVVGMVVGLLVGFLQALTQVQDQTVSFVPKILAMAIALAFTLPWIFQKLAGYSIELFSNIPERIAGG, from the coding sequence ATGAGTGTCCAAACTACGATCGATCTAACTCGCCAAGCCATGATGATGTGCCTGGTGATTGGTGCGCCGGTGCTTGTCGTGGGGATGGTTGTCGGTCTGCTGGTTGGTTTCCTGCAGGCGTTGACGCAAGTTCAAGATCAAACGGTTTCGTTCGTGCCGAAGATCCTGGCGATGGCCATCGCGTTGGCGTTCACGTTGCCATGGATTTTTCAAAAGCTGGCTGGATACAGCATCGAGTTGTTCAGCAATATTCCCGAGCGAATTGCCGGGGGTTAG
- a CDS encoding flagellar type III secretion system pore protein FliP, with amino-acid sequence MRLLRTILCLLVVGFVVGQPAIVAAQQASSIPENLIQSPLDQPIQKEVEGLSDFVKAGPEHWTSPEGLSSTIQIMVLLTVISLAPALLIMTTSFIRITIVLGLLRQAIGTQQLPPSQVITALAMFMTFMVMHPYWQEVYQESVGPYTRQEINPETGQPFKLFAEEDPITGVTGPDEAWERGVKPIRHFMSKQIDIAGNSDDVWMFFEFLPKETRDEIGEPQSYDDVPMQALVPAFMLSELKTAFLIGFQIYLPFLILDIVIASVTISMGMMMLPPVMISLPFKILLFVLVDGWTLIVGMLMQSFAPSL; translated from the coding sequence ATGCGGTTGCTGCGAACAATTCTTTGTCTCTTGGTCGTTGGTTTTGTCGTCGGACAGCCTGCGATTGTTGCTGCGCAGCAAGCTTCGTCGATTCCTGAAAACCTCATTCAAAGTCCTTTGGATCAACCGATTCAAAAGGAAGTCGAAGGTCTGAGCGACTTCGTCAAAGCAGGCCCCGAACATTGGACGAGTCCGGAAGGGCTTTCCAGTACGATCCAAATCATGGTGCTGTTGACGGTGATCAGCCTTGCCCCGGCACTGCTGATTATGACGACCAGTTTCATTCGGATCACCATTGTCTTGGGCCTCCTGCGTCAGGCAATTGGTACTCAACAACTTCCGCCCAGCCAGGTGATTACAGCGCTGGCCATGTTCATGACGTTCATGGTAATGCATCCGTACTGGCAAGAGGTTTACCAGGAAAGCGTCGGCCCCTATACGCGTCAGGAAATCAATCCTGAAACGGGTCAGCCATTCAAGCTGTTTGCCGAGGAAGATCCCATCACCGGAGTGACTGGGCCAGACGAGGCTTGGGAACGAGGCGTGAAGCCAATTCGTCATTTCATGTCGAAGCAAATCGACATTGCCGGCAACAGCGACGATGTTTGGATGTTCTTCGAGTTCCTGCCGAAGGAAACGCGAGATGAGATCGGCGAGCCGCAATCGTACGACGACGTCCCGATGCAGGCCTTGGTGCCGGCGTTCATGTTGAGCGAACTGAAAACGGCGTTCTTGATTGGTTTTCAAATCTATCTCCCGTTTTTGATTTTGGACATCGTGATTGCCAGCGTGACGATCTCGATGGGGATGATGATGCTGCCGCCGGTGATGATCTCGCTACCGTTCAAAATTTTGCTATTCGTCTTAGTCGATGGTTGGACATTAATCGTCGGCATGCTGATGCAAAGTTTCGCCCCCAGCCTTTAA
- a CDS encoding flagellar biosynthetic protein FliO yields MRNGIHGWCLAMMVSFAWSQIAAANDYSGAQVPPNQPLQIQNEAPPAFPPLAQALHVEAVAETPHAEAAPVVANPAAAAEPLPLPKPTQSQNNDVSLPSFNFKGNQTASIAASLFVVVGLFLIFAWVGKKNMKPNNGRLSKEIIQVLGKSQLSGKQQLELVRVGQKLLLLCVTPNSVETLTEITEPNEVERLLTIVRQDSPGSMTATFQEVLTQMGHKPTRGFLEA; encoded by the coding sequence ATGCGGAACGGAATCCATGGTTGGTGCCTTGCGATGATGGTCAGCTTCGCCTGGTCACAGATCGCTGCTGCCAACGATTACTCCGGCGCTCAGGTACCTCCTAATCAGCCGTTGCAAATTCAGAACGAAGCCCCTCCGGCATTTCCACCGTTGGCTCAAGCTTTGCATGTTGAAGCAGTTGCTGAAACTCCTCACGCAGAAGCAGCTCCCGTTGTTGCGAATCCTGCGGCAGCGGCCGAGCCGTTGCCACTTCCGAAGCCAACTCAATCCCAGAATAACGACGTCTCACTCCCTTCGTTCAACTTCAAAGGCAATCAAACGGCCAGCATCGCGGCAAGCTTGTTCGTCGTGGTGGGCTTGTTCCTGATCTTTGCGTGGGTCGGCAAAAAGAACATGAAGCCGAACAACGGTCGGCTTTCCAAAGAGATCATTCAGGTACTCGGCAAAAGCCAGCTTAGCGGCAAACAGCAGCTGGAACTGGTTCGTGTCGGGCAGAAGCTGTTGCTGCTGTGTGTCACGCCGAATAGTGTCGAAACGCTGACCGAAATCACCGAGCCGAACGAAGTGGAACGTCTGTTGACGATCGTTCGCCAAGACTCGCCGGGCAGCATGACAGCGACGTTTCAGGAAGTCCTGACCCAGATGGGGCATAAACCGACTCGTGGATTCCTGGAGGCCTAA
- the fliN gene encoding flagellar motor switch protein FliN, protein MTDDQMGQDEIEELLRQAKSGDVGPGAPAPKKDEDLEALDQNEIEALLQKSGPAEAPQAKPAQPTAATATQQPPQGQPGGAAAQSDMEYLLNQAEAAIASLNAPNENMPAGIAPFTLRDFGGSPASTDKATIDLVRDVELEVKIELGQAEMHLEEVLQMKKGSVVPLDKLAGDPVDIFVNGRLIARGEVLILNDNFCVRITELIVGDAVV, encoded by the coding sequence ATGACTGACGATCAAATGGGACAGGACGAGATCGAAGAACTCCTTCGCCAGGCCAAGTCTGGTGATGTGGGCCCCGGTGCTCCTGCCCCAAAAAAGGATGAAGATCTCGAAGCGCTCGACCAGAACGAGATTGAAGCCTTGTTGCAGAAGTCTGGACCCGCCGAAGCTCCGCAAGCCAAGCCGGCACAACCTACCGCCGCAACCGCTACGCAGCAGCCTCCGCAAGGACAGCCAGGTGGCGCGGCCGCTCAGTCCGACATGGAATATCTTTTGAATCAGGCCGAAGCAGCGATCGCTTCGCTCAATGCGCCTAACGAGAATATGCCGGCCGGGATTGCACCGTTTACGTTGCGAGACTTCGGCGGCTCGCCTGCTAGCACCGATAAAGCCACCATCGACTTGGTTCGCGATGTCGAACTGGAAGTCAAAATCGAACTGGGTCAGGCCGAAATGCACTTGGAAGAAGTGCTGCAAATGAAGAAAGGCTCGGTCGTTCCGCTCGATAAACTCGCCGGCGATCCGGTCGATATCTTCGTCAACGGACGTCTTATTGCCCGCGGCGAAGTGTTGATTCTCAACGACAATTTCTGCGTTCGTATTACGGAACTGATTGTCGGTGACGCGGTCGTCTAG
- a CDS encoding flagellar motor protein MotB, which yields MDDEDDGGGIPEWVVTFGDMMSLLLTFFIMLVSMSEIKKEEQYQALVESFRRQFGHDSSMESVIAGNAKPRNSNLAKLATMGRAKRFSTHAGGDKVKAPVGDSPQVRIIRPGSKTAVGTVVYFNEDSAKLTDAAIAALQAQSLEFGGKPQKIEIRGHTSLRPLPPDSPYKTHWDLAYARCMAVKEFLVSLGIDERRMRVAVAGKNEPFHIGTDPLLLKQNPRVEVFLLDEVIDDLVGTAQEQANRRAPPIEASGN from the coding sequence ATGGACGATGAAGACGATGGAGGTGGCATCCCAGAATGGGTGGTCACGTTTGGCGATATGATGTCGCTACTTTTGACTTTCTTTATCATGCTCGTTTCGATGAGCGAGATCAAAAAAGAAGAGCAATATCAAGCGCTTGTCGAATCGTTCCGACGACAATTCGGCCACGATAGCTCGATGGAAAGCGTGATCGCAGGCAACGCCAAACCGCGTAACTCCAATCTCGCTAAGCTTGCGACGATGGGACGAGCCAAGCGTTTTTCGACTCACGCCGGTGGCGATAAAGTGAAAGCTCCGGTCGGCGATAGTCCCCAGGTTCGGATTATTCGGCCTGGATCGAAGACAGCGGTTGGAACGGTCGTCTATTTCAACGAGGACAGTGCTAAGCTAACCGATGCGGCCATCGCCGCGCTTCAGGCGCAAAGCCTCGAGTTCGGCGGCAAGCCGCAGAAGATCGAGATACGTGGTCACACATCCCTGCGTCCGTTACCTCCGGATAGTCCCTATAAAACGCACTGGGATCTTGCCTACGCCCGTTGTATGGCGGTAAAGGAATTTCTCGTCTCGTTAGGCATCGACGAACGGCGTATGCGTGTCGCAGTTGCCGGGAAGAACGAGCCATTCCATATCGGGACCGATCCACTGCTGCTGAAGCAAAACCCTCGGGTGGAAGTCTTTCTGCTGGACGAAGTTATCGACGATTTGGTCGGGACCGCCCAAGAACAAGCCAATCGACGTGCTCCACCGATCGAGGCTTCCGGAAACTAG
- a CDS encoding motility protein A: MDIASVVGLLAAIGLILVAILIAPGSSLTAFIDVPSILVVCGGALAACMIAFPLKSMLGMPMTLKVIFLNKATDYGALIQQIVSLAETARRDGLLALENRIGEIDNPFIITGIQMAVDGTRPDAIEDIMRTEMDAVATRHRDAKAVSDQMGRFAPAYGMIGTLLGLIIMLGNMSDPSSIGSGMAVALLTTLYGAIVSNVFFLPFSEKLGFLNKQELLGMEIVIRGIMSIQSGENPRVIEQKLRTFLPPSVRAKMDAEK; this comes from the coding sequence ATGGATATCGCATCCGTCGTCGGACTATTGGCTGCGATTGGTCTCATTCTCGTAGCCATTCTGATCGCGCCTGGTTCGTCCTTGACCGCGTTCATCGACGTTCCGTCGATTCTGGTGGTGTGCGGTGGTGCGTTGGCCGCATGCATGATTGCTTTCCCGCTGAAATCGATGTTGGGAATGCCGATGACGCTGAAAGTCATCTTTCTGAATAAAGCCACCGATTATGGTGCCCTGATCCAACAAATTGTCAGCCTCGCGGAAACAGCCCGACGTGACGGCTTGTTGGCACTGGAAAACCGAATCGGCGAGATTGATAACCCGTTCATCATCACTGGCATTCAAATGGCGGTGGATGGTACTCGGCCGGACGCGATTGAAGATATCATGCGTACCGAAATGGACGCCGTCGCGACACGCCATCGTGACGCCAAAGCCGTTTCAGATCAGATGGGACGATTTGCTCCGGCGTACGGAATGATCGGGACACTACTCGGTTTGATCATCATGCTCGGCAACATGAGCGACCCTAGCTCGATTGGTTCCGGGATGGCCGTGGCCCTGTTGACGACGCTGTACGGAGCCATTGTGTCGAACGTCTTTTTCCTGCCATTTTCCGAGAAGCTTGGCTTTTTGAACAAGCAGGAGCTACTCGGCATGGAGATCGTCATTCGAGGCATCATGTCGATCCAGTCAGGCGAAAACCCACGCGTGATCGAACAGAAGTTGCGGACCTTCTTGCCACCGTCGGTTCGCGCCAAAATGGACGCTGAAAAGTAA
- a CDS encoding flagellar FlbD family protein, with protein MIKLTRLGGEAFVLNAELIRYVEANPDTFITLTNGDRIVVQEGTDVVVDRVIEYHQRKNLLPPGFARPNVGEK; from the coding sequence ATGATCAAATTGACCCGACTCGGTGGTGAAGCATTCGTGCTCAATGCGGAGTTAATTCGCTACGTCGAGGCTAATCCTGACACGTTCATTACCCTGACGAACGGGGACCGAATTGTGGTTCAGGAGGGAACTGACGTTGTCGTGGATCGCGTTATTGAGTACCACCAACGCAAAAATTTGTTACCCCCAGGATTTGCCCGACCCAACGTCGGGGAAAAATAG
- a CDS encoding flagellar hook-basal body complex protein, translating into MGLASALSTALTGMTAAETQIDVTGNNLANSQTVGFKASQATFATQFLQTQSLGSKPTSSNGGTNPRQTGLGTKVAEITPNFTQGTIEVSNSPSDLAIQGDGFFIVEGGNGETLYTRNGIFKTNSQNELVTITGQRVLGFGIDENFQIQRTQLVPLTIPLGAKSVAKATENVYLEGTLTATGDLATQGQVIESAILGNSAVPRPDTSSMNVSVATQPNISAITAGSAVTPTVATTTDGQTEGAGGSVPDGTFNYRFTFSNAGLSGETLASADYAVTLADGNASANDNTVTFTDPPQSSSFSQLNMYRSNDGGATYFLVSSSAMGSPVTDTAAAPTATQLNASQIGGTGVDGTLDGGDVYQYRYTFVDASGNETAPSNAHTVTVSGSPADGNGYSVVLDDIPTSGDYDSVRIYRTAAGGSDFYELDTITMAAAASPYVDDGSTPLSTDQLDAQTINGNYTYLVTFARAGEEESRPSLAIGPQNVVNGRIELSNLPIPPTPPAEGGFPAYDKVRIYRNLSTDSSSYYLVDELDPGEDFIDTTPDSAISDLTVPGNKTIDLDGPKIDSNTLLVDVVKRDGLNFENVFEVGELSFTGYKGDRKLDDKTFTITDTTIVQELLEFIQSSTGIQPSVNGNANPIPGSTNSIPGESGTLSQGISISDGRIRVVSNNGVDNGVDIKLSSFTLDNNSGVLQNPNLNFGTVQEAVGQSAVSDFIVYDTLGIPINVRVTATLESRDGTNTVYRWYADSPDNDAAMDTGDIGEAEIAVGTGLIYFDGDGNFVGTDNNTVTIQRRDIPSQSPLEFDLDFTQLSGLAANEASLNASRQDGSGTGTLNSFIIGEDGVIRGVFSNGVDRDLGMLQLARFGNPTGLEQRGENLYATGVNSGLPVTGDPGADGLGDVIAGAVELSNTDIGGNLIDLILASTQYRGSSRVITTAQQLFDELLNLRR; encoded by the coding sequence ATGGGTTTGGCATCTGCACTATCGACCGCACTGACGGGGATGACCGCAGCCGAAACGCAAATTGACGTTACCGGTAATAACCTGGCCAACTCGCAGACGGTTGGTTTTAAAGCGTCGCAGGCAACGTTTGCGACCCAGTTCCTGCAAACTCAAAGCCTCGGTTCGAAACCAACTTCTTCCAATGGTGGCACGAACCCGCGCCAAACAGGTCTCGGTACCAAAGTCGCAGAGATTACTCCGAACTTCACGCAAGGGACGATTGAAGTCAGTAACAGCCCGTCCGACTTGGCGATTCAAGGCGACGGTTTCTTTATCGTTGAAGGTGGCAACGGCGAAACGCTGTATACCCGAAACGGTATCTTCAAGACCAACTCGCAAAATGAACTCGTCACCATCACGGGCCAACGTGTGCTTGGGTTTGGGATTGACGAGAACTTCCAGATTCAACGTACCCAGTTGGTGCCGCTGACGATTCCGCTGGGTGCCAAGAGCGTTGCGAAAGCAACGGAAAACGTTTATCTGGAAGGAACACTTACCGCGACCGGCGATCTTGCCACCCAAGGTCAGGTCATCGAAAGTGCCATTCTCGGTAACTCGGCCGTTCCCCGACCTGATACGTCGTCGATGAACGTTTCGGTTGCGACCCAGCCGAATATTAGCGCGATCACAGCTGGTTCCGCAGTAACACCAACGGTGGCGACAACCACGGATGGGCAGACAGAAGGTGCCGGTGGTTCGGTGCCTGATGGTACATTCAACTATCGATTCACTTTCTCGAATGCTGGACTTTCGGGAGAAACGTTGGCTTCCGCGGATTACGCGGTAACGCTTGCCGACGGGAACGCTTCAGCCAACGACAATACGGTCACGTTCACCGATCCGCCTCAGTCGAGTTCGTTCTCGCAGTTGAACATGTACCGCAGTAACGACGGCGGTGCGACCTACTTCCTCGTCAGCTCGTCTGCGATGGGATCACCGGTTACCGATACGGCCGCCGCTCCGACAGCTACTCAGCTGAATGCTTCGCAGATCGGTGGTACTGGGGTCGACGGCACGCTGGATGGTGGCGATGTCTATCAATACCGTTACACCTTTGTTGACGCCTCCGGTAATGAAACCGCACCGTCGAATGCCCACACCGTAACCGTATCTGGCAGCCCTGCCGATGGGAATGGTTACTCGGTCGTTCTCGACGATATCCCAACCAGTGGTGATTACGATTCGGTTCGCATCTATCGCACTGCTGCTGGGGGTTCTGACTTCTACGAGTTAGACACCATCACGATGGCTGCAGCTGCATCGCCATACGTTGATGACGGCAGCACGCCGCTCTCGACCGATCAGCTGGATGCCCAGACGATCAACGGTAACTACACTTACCTGGTAACGTTCGCACGTGCTGGTGAAGAAGAATCGCGACCATCGTTGGCAATCGGCCCGCAGAACGTGGTCAATGGTCGAATCGAACTTTCCAACTTGCCGATCCCACCGACACCTCCGGCTGAAGGTGGTTTCCCGGCTTACGACAAAGTTCGTATTTATCGAAACCTGTCGACCGACTCGTCGAGCTACTACCTCGTCGACGAACTCGATCCTGGCGAAGACTTCATCGATACGACGCCAGACTCGGCCATTTCCGATCTGACCGTGCCAGGCAACAAGACAATCGACTTGGACGGCCCGAAAATCGACTCGAACACGCTCCTGGTCGATGTCGTCAAACGAGACGGCTTGAACTTTGAGAACGTCTTCGAGGTCGGTGAACTGAGCTTCACAGGTTACAAAGGGGATCGAAAACTCGACGATAAAACCTTTACGATTACCGACACGACGATCGTTCAGGAACTGCTTGAATTCATTCAGTCCTCCACAGGTATTCAGCCGTCGGTCAACGGCAACGCCAACCCGATTCCTGGGTCGACCAACTCGATTCCAGGAGAGTCAGGCACGCTATCGCAAGGTATTTCGATCAGCGACGGTCGTATTCGCGTTGTCTCGAACAATGGTGTCGACAATGGGGTTGATATCAAGTTGTCTTCGTTCACGTTGGACAACAACAGCGGCGTTTTGCAGAACCCGAACTTGAACTTCGGTACCGTTCAGGAAGCGGTCGGCCAAAGTGCGGTCTCTGACTTTATTGTCTACGATACACTTGGTATTCCGATTAACGTTCGCGTGACGGCGACGCTGGAGAGCCGCGACGGAACGAACACCGTCTATCGCTGGTACGCCGATTCGCCAGACAACGACGCCGCTATGGACACCGGTGACATTGGCGAAGCGGAGATCGCCGTCGGCACAGGGCTTATCTACTTCGACGGCGATGGTAACTTTGTTGGTACCGATAATAACACCGTCACTATTCAGCGACGTGATATTCCATCGCAGTCGCCGCTTGAGTTCGACTTGGATTTCACGCAATTGTCCGGTCTCGCCGCGAATGAAGCTTCGCTCAATGCGTCGCGTCAGGATGGTTCCGGGACAGGTACGCTGAACAGCTTCATCATCGGTGAAGATGGTGTCATTCGTGGTGTCTTCTCTAACGGTGTTGACCGTGACTTGGGGATGCTGCAGCTGGCTCGCTTCGGTAACCCGACCGGTTTGGAGCAGCGTGGTGAAAACCTTTACGCGACCGGGGTGAACTCAGGTTTGCCGGTGACCGGCGATCCAGGTGCCGACGGTCTGGGGGATGTCATTGCCGGTGCGGTCGAACTGAGTAATACCGATATCGGTGGTAACTTGATCGACTTGATTCTGGCATCCACGCAATATCGAGGTAGTTCGCGAGTGATTACAACGGCTCAGCAGTTGTTTGACGAACTTTTAAATCTCCGTCGATAA
- a CDS encoding flagellar hook assembly protein FlgD, producing the protein MSRIDSSSSTNSSSSTAKQPTDLRELNMDHFLQLMITELQNQDPLDPMENSEMLQQISQIREIGATDQLRESLESMQQSQGISTASGLIGKQVQALTDDGYVLFGVVQSVQLAPNDDGTRDMTLKVNTGDQTVDVKMDDIFTILPAQVQNPPTDGTDGTDGTNGGTDSGDDSGDDTDSGDDSGSDETEEVTS; encoded by the coding sequence ATGTCAAGAATCGATTCCAGTTCGTCGACCAATAGTTCCAGTTCAACTGCCAAGCAGCCAACCGACTTGCGTGAGTTGAACATGGATCACTTTCTGCAGTTGATGATCACCGAACTGCAGAACCAGGATCCGCTCGATCCGATGGAGAACTCGGAAATGCTGCAGCAGATCAGCCAGATCCGCGAGATCGGTGCGACCGATCAATTGCGTGAGTCTTTGGAATCGATGCAGCAAAGTCAGGGGATCTCGACCGCCAGTGGCCTGATCGGAAAGCAAGTGCAAGCGTTAACCGATGACGGGTACGTTTTGTTTGGCGTGGTGCAAAGCGTACAACTCGCTCCGAACGACGACGGAACGAGAGACATGACCCTCAAGGTGAACACTGGCGATCAGACAGTAGACGTGAAGATGGATGACATCTTCACCATTCTGCCTGCTCAGGTTCAAAACCCACCAACCGACGGCACGGATGGAACCGACGGAACCAATGGTGGCACCGATTCCGGGGATGACTCGGGAGACGATACTGACAGCGGCGATGATTCCGGCAGCGACGAAACAGAAGAAGTGACTTCCTAA